The DNA segment ATCTTTGCTCATGCGACTCCCTTGAAAGATCCATATGAAAAAAACATCGAGCCGAATCGGCGGGAACACCGGTTCGGCTACCGAAGATGGGATAAAGAGCTGGGGCAAGCCCAGCGGCTAAGATGGCAAAGGGCCGACGGCAGGTCAAGTGCGGATGGCTGACGGAACCCCCCGTGAACAGGGCATTCCACGGTTTTTTACTGACTACCGCAACATCCATCTCCGGGGTTAAAGGACCGGATTGTTAATTTTTGTTAAGGAAGCGCTGCCATTCCCATGTCCAAGATCACAACTCCTGATTTCGCACTCATCCCCGAGGCCTCCTGCGGCGTAGCCCGCGCAGGCCGATTCCCCACCTCCCATGGCGAGGTGCTGACGCCTGCCTTCATGCCCGTGGGCACCCAAGGGACGGTGAAAGGCATCACCCCCGTCCAACTTGGGGACCTCGGACCCCAGGTGATTCTAGGCAATACTTACCATCTGGGCCTCCGGCCCGGCGATGAACTGGTGGCCCGCCTGGGCGGCCTTCACCGTTTCATGGGATGGGAGGGACCCATCCTCACGGACTCGGGCGGGTTCCAGGTCTTCTCCCTGGCCTCCCTTCGGAAGATGAGCGAGGACGGAGTCACGTTCCGGAGCCACCTGGACGGCAGTTCCCAGTTCCTCTCCCCCGAGCGGAGCATGGAGATCCAGCGGAACCTGGGGTCGGACATCTGCATGGCCCTGGACGAATGCCCGCCGGGCCGGATGGAGCGGACGCCGCTTGAAGCCAGCATGGCGCGGACCACCCGCTGGCTCGCCCGCAGCCGGGCCGTGCCCCTCCAGTCCCACCAGGGGTTGTTCGCCATCAATCAAGGGGGGACCCACCTGGACCTCCGCCGCCGCCACTTGGAGGAGGCCCTGGAGCTGGACGCCCGGACTCCGTTCCAGGGCTTCGCCGTGGGCGGCCTCAGCGTGGGGGAACCCAAGGCCGAGATGAATGCCGTCCTGGCGGAGTTCGTGAAAGAGCTGCCCCAGGACCGGCCCCGCTACCTGATGGGGGTCGGGACACCGGAGGACCTCCTGTTCGGGATCGAACATGGGGTAGATCTGTTCGACTGCGTGCTGCCCAGCCGGGAAGCGCGCCACGGCCGCATCCTCACCAGCCGGGGGAAGCTCAACCTCAAGAACGCCAGGCACCGCGAGGCGGACATTCCCCTGGATCCGGACTGCGGATGCTACACCTGCCGCACCTTCAGCCGGGCCTACCTCCACCACCTGTTCCGGTGCGGAGAGCTGCTGGCCTTCACGCTGAATACCATCCACAACCTGAGCTACACTGTGGGGCTCACCCGCGCCGCGCGGCAGGCCCTGCTGGAGAACCGTTTTCCGGCCTTCGTCCGGTCCGCGCGCGCCGGATGGACGACCGAGGAGCCTTGAATGATGTACGCCCTTCTTCAGCAGCCCGCGTCCGGCGGACCGGCCTGGATCCAGTTCGTGTTCATCGGCGGCATGGCCCTGATGTTCTACTTCCTCCTCATCCGCCCCCAGAGCAAGGCCCGCAAGGAGACGGAGGCCCGCCTGTCCAAGCTGAAGGCCGGCGACGAGGTCGTCCTGACCTCCGGTCTCTACGCCACCATCGACCGGGTGGAGGACAAGCACATCTGGGTGAAGCTGGGCGGATCGGTGGTCAAGGCGCGGCGGGCCGCCGTCGCTGCCCTGGCCAGCGAGCCCGAAACGCAGAACTGACCTCTTTTCGACTCCCGGGCCGGATCCGTTCCGGCCCGCTTTCTGTGAGGAGCGCCCCGTGACCAAGCGGAGCCTCTGGCGCCTCGCCATCGTCCTGGCCGTCGTGTTCGGCTGCGGATACTTCTTCACGCCCCTGTCCAAGGTGAAGCTGGGCCTCGACCTCCGGGGCGGCGTCCACTTCGAGCTGGAGGTCCAGGGCCAGGAGGCCCTCGCCGCCGACCTGCGCGACAGCAAGGACCGCCTCGTCGCCCGCCTAAAGGAAAAGGGCCTTCCCGATGCCTCGGCCATCGTGGACGGCACCGCCCTCCGGATCGAAGGGGTGAACCCCGATCAGCGGGCCACCGTGGAGAAGGTCACCAAGGACTTCTTCTCCGGCTACGCCCTCGTCGTCGACGGCAGCTCCTTCCGCCTGTCGCAGAAGGCGGACTACCAGAAGCAGCTCAAGGACGACGCCAACAAGCGCGCCCTGGAGGTGATCGAGAAGCGCATCCGCGACATCGATCCCGCCAACGTGCTGGAACCCGAGATCACCGCCAGCGGCGCCGAAGGCAACCGCATCGTGGTGGAGATCCCCGGAATCGAGGAGGGCGACCGCGAGCGCATCAAGAAGCTGCTGGCCACCCCGGGTCACCTGGAGCAGCGCCTTCTCGCCAAGGCCCCCCAGCTCTACTTCGCCACCAAGGAAGACGCGCTGGCCGCCTACAAGGGACAGATCCCGCCCGAATTCGAGCTGCTTCCCGAGATCGAGAGCGACCGCCAGGCGCGCCGCGGGGGCCAGTCCGTCGTGAAGGCCAAGCCCGGCGAAGAGAAGATCAGCCGCTGGATCCTGCTGGAGAGCCGCATTGCGGTGGACGGCGCCGACATCATCGACGCGCACCGGGC comes from the Geothrix sp. 21YS21S-4 genome and includes:
- the tgt gene encoding tRNA guanosine(34) transglycosylase Tgt — encoded protein: MSKITTPDFALIPEASCGVARAGRFPTSHGEVLTPAFMPVGTQGTVKGITPVQLGDLGPQVILGNTYHLGLRPGDELVARLGGLHRFMGWEGPILTDSGGFQVFSLASLRKMSEDGVTFRSHLDGSSQFLSPERSMEIQRNLGSDICMALDECPPGRMERTPLEASMARTTRWLARSRAVPLQSHQGLFAINQGGTHLDLRRRHLEEALELDARTPFQGFAVGGLSVGEPKAEMNAVLAEFVKELPQDRPRYLMGVGTPEDLLFGIEHGVDLFDCVLPSREARHGRILTSRGKLNLKNARHREADIPLDPDCGCYTCRTFSRAYLHHLFRCGELLAFTLNTIHNLSYTVGLTRAARQALLENRFPAFVRSARAGWTTEEP
- the yajC gene encoding preprotein translocase subunit YajC, producing MMYALLQQPASGGPAWIQFVFIGGMALMFYFLLIRPQSKARKETEARLSKLKAGDEVVLTSGLYATIDRVEDKHIWVKLGGSVVKARRAAVAALASEPETQN